A stretch of Rhizobium sp. TH2 DNA encodes these proteins:
- a CDS encoding LysR substrate-binding domain-containing protein, whose product MPSPLPPLRLLSVFEAVSRTGSVQRAAMELNVTQPAVSQALRQLEDHVGTKLLDRKTRPAARTEAGRILEVAVTEGLGRIADAIDHVRHLQMTGDSATVACSVGVATYWLMPRLARFSAEHPQVTVNVMTTLQGAPRLNPAVDLAIRYGNGRWADGTVEKLFDERVVPVCSQPFRDRLKSAGIKLDRTTLLHVNTDDPAWITWPTYLKNMGLPENRTAGRRFTNYVQATQAALDGQGVMLGWESITGDLVREGRLVELNDLPLVPADAFYLVTTPMIEERPSARLLASWLLDLP is encoded by the coding sequence ATGCCATCGCCGCTGCCGCCCTTGCGCCTTCTGTCGGTCTTCGAGGCTGTCTCACGCACAGGCAGCGTCCAGCGGGCGGCAATGGAATTGAACGTCACCCAGCCGGCCGTGAGCCAGGCGCTCCGGCAGTTGGAAGACCATGTCGGTACGAAACTGCTCGACCGCAAGACACGGCCAGCGGCGCGAACCGAGGCCGGGCGAATCCTCGAGGTCGCCGTCACGGAGGGCCTGGGTCGGATCGCCGACGCGATCGATCACGTCAGGCATTTGCAGATGACCGGTGATTCCGCGACGGTGGCCTGTTCGGTGGGCGTTGCGACCTATTGGCTGATGCCGAGGCTCGCGCGGTTCTCGGCCGAGCATCCGCAGGTCACCGTCAACGTCATGACCACGCTGCAGGGCGCGCCGCGTCTTAATCCGGCCGTCGATCTCGCGATCCGCTACGGCAATGGACGATGGGCGGATGGCACGGTGGAAAAGCTGTTCGACGAACGCGTGGTGCCGGTTTGCAGCCAGCCGTTTCGTGATCGGCTCAAGTCGGCAGGCATCAAGCTGGATCGCACCACGCTTCTGCATGTCAATACCGACGACCCGGCCTGGATCACCTGGCCGACCTATCTCAAGAATATGGGACTGCCGGAGAACCGGACGGCGGGCCGCCGTTTCACCAATTATGTGCAGGCGACCCAGGCCGCACTCGATGGCCAGGGCGTGATGCTGGGCTGGGAATCGATCACCGGCGATTTGGTGCGGGAAGGGCGACTTGTGGAGCTGAACGACCTGCCGCTGGTGCCCGCCGACGCATTCTACCTCGTCACGACGCCGATGATCGAAGAACGGCCTTCGGCACGTCTTCTCGCCTCATGGCTTCTTGATCTGCCTTAG
- a CDS encoding TauD/TfdA family dioxygenase: MDISLSQAVRLKEHGIDVPLLDGTTAYFNNYWLRDNCPTSFDSQTRERTYDIFHEAEAPMPAQVRISDGVLEIEWAGSSHKTRHPLAFLAKYANGTPRHDPADLPRRAWYSDHYPDIARFSQPALLADKTLVAKWIEAMLVEGVAIITDMPDSNQGLDDLAKLIGHIRPTFFGEYFDVKTHIKPTNLAYTAKALEMHTDTPAEDVAPGVQFLHCRANSVKGGANLFLDGVAVANDLRKEFPEDFKLLSETDIPYYCEHDHYDMRSRQRVIELDAHGEVSGLTISQHMADIFDLPQEFLDAYYPAFCRFGRMLQSDKYLMRFRLEATECIVFDNHRIVHGRSAYSATEGDRYLRGCYTDRGEMRSTYRALVSEGRFKG, translated from the coding sequence ATGGACATCAGCCTCAGCCAGGCCGTAAGACTCAAGGAGCATGGCATCGACGTGCCGCTGCTCGACGGCACGACCGCCTATTTCAACAATTACTGGCTCCGCGACAATTGCCCGACCTCGTTCGACAGCCAGACGCGCGAGCGCACCTACGACATCTTCCACGAGGCCGAAGCGCCGATGCCTGCACAGGTAAGGATTTCGGACGGCGTGCTGGAGATCGAATGGGCCGGCAGCAGCCACAAGACCCGCCATCCGCTCGCATTCCTCGCCAAATACGCCAATGGCACGCCGCGCCATGACCCCGCCGACTTGCCGCGCCGCGCCTGGTATTCGGATCACTATCCGGATATCGCCCGCTTCTCGCAACCGGCACTGCTGGCCGACAAGACGCTGGTTGCCAAATGGATCGAGGCGATGCTGGTCGAGGGCGTCGCGATCATCACCGATATGCCCGACAGCAACCAGGGCCTCGATGATCTCGCGAAACTGATCGGCCATATCCGCCCGACCTTCTTCGGCGAATATTTCGATGTGAAGACACATATCAAGCCGACCAACCTCGCCTACACCGCCAAGGCGCTCGAAATGCACACCGACACACCGGCCGAGGATGTCGCGCCTGGCGTGCAGTTCCTGCATTGCCGTGCCAACAGCGTGAAGGGTGGCGCGAACCTGTTCCTGGATGGCGTGGCCGTCGCCAACGACCTGCGGAAGGAGTTCCCGGAGGACTTCAAGCTGCTGTCGGAGACCGACATCCCCTATTATTGCGAGCATGACCACTACGACATGCGCTCGCGCCAGCGGGTGATCGAGCTCGACGCCCATGGCGAAGTCTCGGGCCTGACGATCAGCCAGCATATGGCCGATATTTTCGACCTGCCGCAGGAGTTTCTCGACGCCTACTATCCGGCCTTCTGCCGCTTCGGCCGCATGCTTCAATCGGACAAATACCTGATGCGCTTCCGGCTCGAGGCCACCGAATGCATCGTGTTCGACAATCACCGCATCGTGCATGGTCGCTCAGCCTATTCGGCGACCGAAGGCGACCGCTACCTTCGCGGTTGCTACACCGATCGCGGCGAGATGCGCAGCACGTATAGGGCGCTGGTGTCGGAGGGACGATTCAAGGGGTAG
- the aroC gene encoding chorismate synthase codes for MSHNTFGHLFRVTTWGESHGPSLGCVVDGCPPGIRFTLDEIQHWMDKRKPGQSSFVTQRREDDIVKVLSGVMPDADGVTLITTGTPVSMLIENTDQRSKDYGEIARQYRPGHADFTYDTKYGIRDYRGGGRSSARETAARVAAGGLARKVIPGVTIRGALVQIGIHKINRKNWNWDEVGNNPFFAPDPEIVPVWEEYLSDIRKKGSSIGAVIEVVAEGVPAGIGAPIYGKLDQDIASALMSINAVKGVEIGNGFGAAEITGEENADQMRMGNDGEPIFLSNHAGGILGGISTGQPVIARFAVKPTSSILTERLSIDADGNNVSLRTKGRHDPCVGIRAVPVGEAMVACIIADHYLRDRGQTGRLD; via the coding sequence ATGTCGCACAACACATTCGGACATCTTTTTCGCGTGACGACCTGGGGCGAGAGTCATGGGCCGTCGCTCGGCTGCGTGGTCGATGGCTGCCCGCCGGGCATTCGCTTCACGCTGGATGAGATCCAGCACTGGATGGACAAGCGCAAGCCGGGTCAATCTAGCTTCGTTACCCAGCGGCGTGAGGATGATATCGTCAAGGTCCTCTCCGGCGTCATGCCGGATGCCGATGGCGTGACGCTGATCACCACGGGCACACCGGTTTCCATGCTGATCGAGAACACCGACCAGCGCTCGAAGGATTATGGCGAAATCGCCCGGCAGTACCGGCCGGGCCATGCCGACTTCACTTATGACACCAAATACGGCATCCGCGATTATCGCGGTGGCGGTCGATCCTCGGCACGGGAAACCGCAGCGCGTGTGGCGGCAGGTGGTCTGGCGCGCAAGGTCATTCCAGGCGTCACAATTCGTGGCGCTCTGGTGCAGATCGGCATACACAAGATCAATCGCAAGAACTGGAACTGGGACGAGGTCGGCAACAATCCGTTCTTTGCGCCCGATCCGGAAATCGTACCGGTCTGGGAGGAATATCTCTCCGATATCCGCAAGAAGGGTTCGTCCATCGGCGCTGTCATCGAAGTGGTGGCGGAAGGCGTGCCGGCCGGCATCGGCGCGCCCATCTACGGCAAGCTCGACCAGGATATCGCCTCGGCCCTGATGTCGATCAACGCCGTCAAGGGCGTGGAGATCGGCAACGGCTTCGGCGCCGCCGAAATCACCGGCGAGGAAAACGCCGACCAGATGCGCATGGGCAATGACGGCGAGCCGATCTTCCTCTCCAATCACGCCGGCGGCATTTTGGGTGGCATTTCCACCGGCCAGCCGGTGATCGCGCGTTTTGCCGTCAAGCCGACGTCATCGATCCTGACCGAGCGCCTGTCGATCGACGCGGACGGCAACAATGTTTCGCTCAGGACCAAGGGTCGCCACGACCCCTGTGTCGGAATCCGGGCGGTGCCCGTCGGCGAGGCGATGGTTGCCTGCATCATTGCCGATCACTATCTGCGTGATCGCGGCCAGACGGGCCGGTTAGATTAG
- the tldD gene encoding metalloprotease TldD: MKTDLLSNFDISEAGVQSFVSDTLRGADDGELYLEYSQSESLTFDNGRLKGGSFNTDQGFGLRAVAGESVGYAHSGEMSEAALKRAGDAVTAVTRGYSGSYAAAPQKTNARRYSDENPIGAPSFEEKVALLTEIDSYIRASDSKVRQVSASISASWETIEIIRADGTHVKDTRPMTRLNFSVVAGDGSRQESGSYGFGGRKPFTDILTEESWKHGADEALRQALVNLSADDAPAGSMDVVLGSGWPGVMLHEAVGHGLEGDFNRKKTSAFAGLMGEMVAAKGVTVVDDGTIDGARGSITIDDEGTAAGYNVLIEDGRLVGYMQDRQNARLMGMTPTGNGRRESYAHVPMPRMTNTYMLSGDKTPEEIIASVKKGLYAVSFGGGQVDITSGKFVFSCTEAYMIENGKIGRPVKGAMLIGNGPDAMKRITMIGNDTKLDTGIGNCGKGGQWVPVGVGQPHLRMNDVTVGGTKA; this comes from the coding sequence ATGAAAACCGATCTCCTCTCGAATTTCGACATCAGCGAAGCCGGCGTCCAGTCCTTCGTGTCCGACACGCTTCGGGGCGCCGATGATGGCGAGCTTTATCTCGAATATTCGCAATCGGAATCGCTGACCTTCGACAACGGCCGGCTGAAGGGTGGAAGCTTCAACACCGACCAGGGTTTTGGCCTGCGCGCGGTCGCCGGCGAATCCGTCGGATATGCCCATTCGGGCGAGATGTCGGAAGCGGCGCTGAAGCGTGCGGGCGATGCGGTGACCGCCGTGACGCGCGGCTATTCGGGCTCGTACGCAGCCGCACCCCAGAAAACCAATGCCCGCCGCTATAGCGACGAGAACCCGATCGGCGCGCCGAGTTTCGAGGAGAAGGTGGCGTTGCTCACCGAAATCGACAGCTATATCCGCGCCAGCGACTCCAAGGTCCGGCAGGTCTCGGCATCGATCTCGGCATCCTGGGAAACGATCGAGATCATCCGTGCCGATGGCACGCATGTGAAGGACACGCGGCCGATGACGCGGCTGAATTTCTCCGTCGTCGCCGGCGATGGCTCGCGGCAGGAAAGCGGCTCCTATGGTTTCGGCGGCCGCAAGCCGTTCACCGACATCCTGACCGAGGAAAGCTGGAAGCACGGCGCCGACGAGGCCTTGCGCCAGGCGCTGGTCAATCTCTCGGCTGATGATGCGCCGGCCGGCTCCATGGACGTGGTGCTCGGCTCGGGCTGGCCGGGCGTGATGCTGCATGAAGCTGTCGGCCACGGCCTGGAAGGCGATTTCAACCGCAAGAAGACCTCGGCTTTTGCCGGCCTGATGGGTGAGATGGTCGCGGCCAAGGGCGTCACCGTCGTCGACGACGGCACGATCGACGGTGCGCGCGGCTCGATCACCATCGACGACGAGGGCACTGCCGCCGGCTACAACGTGCTGATCGAGGACGGAAGGCTGGTCGGCTATATGCAGGACCGCCAGAATGCCCGCCTCATGGGCATGACCCCGACCGGCAACGGACGGCGCGAATCCTATGCGCATGTACCGATGCCGCGCATGACTAACACCTACATGCTGTCCGGCGACAAGACGCCCGAGGAGATCATCGCCTCCGTCAAGAAGGGCCTCTATGCCGTCTCGTTCGGCGGCGGTCAGGTCGATATCACATCAGGCAAGTTCGTCTTCTCCTGCACCGAGGCCTATATGATCGAAAACGGTAAGATCGGCCGGCCGGTCAAGGGCGCGATGCTGATCGGCAACGGCCCGGATGCGATGAAACGCATCACCATGATCGGCAACGACACCAAGCTCGATACCGGTATCGGCAATTGCGGCAAGGGTGGCCAGTGGGTGCCCGTCGGCGTTGGCCAGCCGCATCTGAGGATGAACGACGTTACGGTGGGCGGGACGAAGGCTTAG
- the ribB gene encoding 3,4-dihydroxy-2-butanone-4-phosphate synthase, translating into MAYDQKRVVDAIRAFERGEIVVVTDDDDRENEGDLIVAAVHCTPEKMAFIVRHTSGIVCTPMPREEAKRLNLNAMVAENDSAHTTAFTVSVDFKHGTTTGISADDRTVTVRNLANPNVSSADFVRPGHIFPLISREGGVLMRSGHTEAAVDLCRLASLPPIGVISELVNDDGTVKRGPQVSAFAEEHGFKQVSVADLIAYRQRKETLIERVASFEIDTPHGKAKAFAYSLPWDPMQHLAVVFGDIRDGEDVLVRLHMENVAADVFGNPRPVDRFMARMAEEGRGVIVYLREGSVGVGATEHNRKMGHGREGHSEAQARESEWLEIGLGAQILKDLGIASIKLLSSRERHYVGLEGFGIKIASTELL; encoded by the coding sequence ATGGCTTACGACCAGAAGCGCGTCGTCGATGCGATCCGGGCTTTCGAGCGCGGCGAGATCGTCGTGGTGACGGATGATGACGACCGCGAGAACGAAGGCGACCTGATCGTCGCCGCGGTCCATTGCACCCCTGAGAAGATGGCCTTCATCGTGCGCCACACGTCGGGCATCGTCTGCACGCCGATGCCACGCGAGGAAGCCAAGCGGCTGAACCTCAACGCCATGGTGGCCGAGAACGATTCGGCGCATACCACCGCCTTCACCGTCTCGGTCGATTTCAAGCACGGCACGACGACGGGCATCTCGGCCGATGATCGTACCGTCACGGTGCGCAACCTGGCCAATCCCAATGTCAGTTCGGCCGATTTCGTCCGGCCCGGCCACATCTTCCCGCTGATTTCGCGCGAGGGCGGCGTGCTGATGCGCTCGGGCCATACGGAAGCCGCCGTCGATCTCTGCCGGCTTGCCAGCCTGCCGCCGATCGGCGTGATCAGCGAACTGGTCAATGACGACGGCACGGTCAAGCGCGGCCCGCAGGTCTCGGCCTTTGCCGAAGAACACGGCTTCAAGCAGGTCTCGGTCGCCGACCTGATTGCTTATCGTCAGCGCAAGGAAACGCTGATCGAGCGCGTCGCGAGCTTCGAGATCGATACACCGCACGGCAAGGCCAAGGCCTTCGCCTATTCGCTGCCCTGGGACCCGATGCAGCATCTCGCCGTCGTGTTCGGCGATATCCGCGACGGCGAGGATGTCCTCGTCCGCCTGCATATGGAAAATGTCGCAGCCGACGTGTTCGGCAATCCCCGCCCGGTCGATCGCTTCATGGCGCGGATGGCCGAAGAGGGTCGCGGCGTCATCGTCTATCTCCGCGAGGGTTCGGTCGGCGTCGGCGCCACGGAGCATAACCGCAAGATGGGCCACGGACGCGAGGGCCATTCCGAAGCGCAGGCGCGCGAAAGCGAATGGCTGGAAATCGGCCTCGGCGCGCAGATTCTGAAAGATCTCGGCATCGCCTCGATCAAGCTCTTGTCGTCGCGCGAGCGCCACTATGTCGGCCTCGAAGGCTTCGGCATCAAGATCGCGAGCACGGAGCTGCTCTGA
- a CDS encoding DUF1344 domain-containing protein, whose product MRFLLAIFLGIAGLITPYSAFAESADVEAVIEGVDEDKLTLVLDDGKKYQAPEEFNFDGLKKGVKVVVFYTETDGKRVINDLQIVE is encoded by the coding sequence ATGCGCTTCCTCCTCGCAATCTTCCTGGGCATCGCAGGTTTGATAACGCCGTATAGCGCATTCGCCGAAAGCGCGGATGTCGAAGCGGTGATCGAGGGCGTCGACGAGGACAAGCTGACCCTGGTGCTTGATGATGGCAAGAAGTACCAGGCGCCCGAGGAATTCAATTTCGATGGGCTGAAGAAGGGCGTCAAGGTCGTGGTCTTCTACACCGAGACCGACGGCAAGCGCGTGATCAACGACCTCCAGATCGTGGAATGA